One Thermodesulfobacteriota bacterium genomic region harbors:
- a CDS encoding 3-oxoacyl-[acyl-carrier-protein] synthase III C-terminal domain-containing protein produces MSRIISVGTASLPYEFRQSELKSFAHTLLSRNGHDPGRMLDVFDSSLIEYRGFVNPKEWFENEKSFKERSEHYLSGALTLSRSALTDCLDRFGGDPGDVDHIFYVSSTGVATPTIDAVLVNELRLDNHLRRTPIWGLGCAGGVAGLSRALEYTKARPKSAALLIATEICSLAFHGGDFSKSNLVSLALFSDGAAAVVVAGKENRLYGRRGPSLLDSLSTTYYDSLGVMGWEIVDDGFKAIFSKDIPSIVRERVRVNIEELTTGYGIKISDLKHYIVHPGGPKVLSEYERSLGLGEGTFVHSRKVLREHGNMSSPTVLYVLKEFMDSKSQDEGEYGIISALGPGFSSELLLFRTE; encoded by the coding sequence ATGTCGAGAATAATTTCGGTTGGAACCGCCTCGCTGCCGTATGAATTCCGGCAGAGCGAGCTTAAAAGCTTCGCGCACACCCTGCTTTCAAGAAACGGCCACGACCCGGGCAGGATGCTCGATGTGTTCGACAGCTCTCTCATCGAATACCGGGGATTCGTAAACCCGAAAGAGTGGTTCGAAAACGAAAAGAGCTTCAAGGAGCGCTCCGAGCACTATCTGTCGGGCGCGCTCACGTTATCCCGTTCCGCACTCACAGACTGCCTCGATAGATTCGGCGGGGACCCCGGGGACGTCGACCACATCTTCTATGTATCAAGCACCGGCGTCGCCACACCCACAATCGATGCCGTCCTCGTGAACGAGCTCAGGCTGGACAATCATTTGAGACGCACCCCGATCTGGGGGCTCGGATGCGCCGGGGGAGTGGCTGGGCTCAGCCGTGCGCTCGAATACACGAAAGCCCGTCCGAAGAGCGCGGCGCTCCTTATCGCGACCGAAATATGCAGTCTTGCCTTCCACGGCGGCGACTTTTCGAAAAGCAACCTGGTGTCGCTCGCGCTGTTTTCGGACGGCGCCGCGGCCGTCGTAGTAGCGGGAAAGGAAAACAGGCTCTACGGGCGCCGGGGCCCGAGCTTACTGGATTCCCTCTCCACGACCTATTATGATTCGCTCGGTGTCATGGGCTGGGAAATCGTGGACGACGGGTTTAAAGCGATATTCAGCAAGGACATCCCGTCGATCGTGAGAGAGAGAGTGAGGGTGAATATCGAAGAGCTCACAACTGGCTACGGCATCAAGATAAGCGATCTGAAACACTACATCGTCCACCCGGGCGGGCCGAAGGTGCTGAGCGAGTACGAGAGGTCCCTCGGCCTCGGTGAAGGGACGTTCGTGCATTCAAGGAAGGTCCTGAGAGAGCACGGGAACATGTCATCTCCTACGGTGCTTTATGTGTTGAAGGAGTTCATGGACAGTAAATCCCAGGACGAAGGCGAATACGGTATTATTTCAGCGCTCGGGCCCGGGTTCAGCTCGGAGCTGCTGCTCTTCAGGACAGAATGA
- a CDS encoding CbiX/SirB N-terminal domain-containing protein, with amino-acid sequence MKKKALIIVDHGSSVEEANDTLARVAELVRSSGKSGFGIVKYCHMELAEPTIGEAFDACVAEGASHIVVHPYFLVPGKHSKQDIPRMVAEAAGRHKGVSYNVTEPLGVHEKIIEVILERASADKMI; translated from the coding sequence TTGAAGAAGAAAGCCCTTATCATCGTGGATCACGGAAGCTCGGTCGAGGAAGCGAACGACACGCTCGCTCGGGTCGCCGAGCTTGTCAGGTCGAGCGGGAAAAGCGGCTTCGGCATCGTAAAGTACTGCCACATGGAGTTGGCGGAGCCCACGATCGGAGAGGCCTTTGACGCGTGCGTCGCCGAAGGCGCGAGCCACATCGTGGTACACCCCTATTTCCTCGTCCCGGGAAAGCACTCGAAACAGGACATACCCAGAATGGTGGCAGAAGCCGCGGGCAGGCATAAGGGCGTGAGCTATAACGTAACGGAACCGCTCGGAGTCCACGAAAAAATTATAGAGGTGATTCTAGAACGGGCGTCAGCAGATAAGATGATATAG
- a CDS encoding M20/M25/M40 family metallo-hydrolase yields MINTERMTEHVMEIIRIDSPSRKEREVALRLEKEMKELGAECFYDNAGDKVNGNVGNLIVKLKGNKSGVPPFFLSAHMDTVAPGEGIKPRIENGIIKSDGTTILGSDDKSGVAVIVEVLRTLKERDIPHGDIEVAFTICEEVGLLGAKYIDISKFDSRYGIVLDSSTPSRLVLRCPSAVKMEFTVHGLEAHAGVCPENGLSAIKIASEAISRMNLGRIDEITTANIGIIQGGRATNIIPNLVKVTGEARSHSEEALKAQVDHMRACFHDAVSKYEVTIHDDLSVEGTTRVATLEEKIERSYDRMDVAPGSVPARLVETAVTNLGHKIEHHTSGGGCDANYFNKMGIECVNLGTGMYDLHTVNEYLVLDEFFRCSEIVLESLKLNAIDTRRG; encoded by the coding sequence ATGATCAATACCGAAAGAATGACCGAGCACGTAATGGAGATCATCAGAATAGACAGCCCGTCGAGAAAAGAAAGGGAAGTCGCACTGAGGCTTGAGAAGGAAATGAAGGAGCTCGGGGCGGAATGCTTCTACGACAACGCTGGGGATAAGGTAAACGGTAACGTCGGGAATCTGATCGTTAAGCTCAAAGGCAACAAATCCGGCGTCCCGCCGTTTTTTCTGTCCGCGCACATGGACACCGTCGCACCCGGTGAAGGGATTAAGCCCAGGATCGAGAACGGCATAATAAAGAGCGACGGGACGACGATCCTGGGGAGCGACGATAAAAGCGGAGTAGCCGTCATCGTGGAAGTGCTGAGGACGCTGAAAGAAAGAGACATACCGCACGGGGACATCGAGGTCGCTTTCACCATATGCGAGGAGGTAGGCCTCCTCGGAGCGAAATACATAGACATTTCCAAATTCGATTCCAGGTACGGAATCGTGCTCGACAGCAGCACCCCGTCGAGGCTCGTACTCAGGTGCCCTTCCGCCGTGAAGATGGAGTTCACGGTGCATGGTCTCGAAGCACACGCCGGAGTTTGTCCCGAGAACGGGCTCAGCGCCATAAAGATCGCAAGCGAAGCGATATCGCGGATGAACCTCGGAAGGATCGACGAGATCACGACCGCGAATATCGGCATCATACAGGGAGGCAGAGCGACCAATATCATCCCCAACCTGGTCAAGGTCACGGGGGAAGCGAGGAGCCACAGCGAGGAGGCGCTCAAAGCACAGGTCGATCACATGCGTGCCTGCTTCCACGACGCGGTTTCCAAATATGAAGTCACGATTCACGACGACCTCTCGGTCGAGGGTACGACGCGCGTCGCGACGCTCGAGGAAAAGATCGAGAGGAGCTACGACAGGATGGACGTCGCTCCTGGATCCGTACCGGCGCGCCTTGTGGAGACGGCCGTCACAAACCTGGGACACAAGATCGAGCACCACACGAGCGGAGGCGGGTGCGACGCGAACTACTTCAACAAGATGGGGATAGAATGCGTGAACCTGGGAACGGGGATGTACGATCTCCACACGGTCAACGAGTATCTCGTGCTAGATGAATTTTTCCGCTGCTCCGAGATCGTCCTCGAGTCGCTAAAACTGAACGCTATCGATACGCGCCGGGGCTGA
- a CDS encoding DoxX family protein: protein MVGSIFRTSDDTGAFIARITLGIVMLPHGMQKLLGLFGGAGFSGTVEFFVSSGIPAFVAILIIIGESFGALGLIVGFLSRLAALGITIIMLGAIVTVHLQNGFFMNWAGTQAGEGFEFHLLAVGLGLIVLIKGGGIWSVDRAISG, encoded by the coding sequence ATGGTAGGCTCAATATTCCGTACAAGCGACGATACAGGCGCGTTTATAGCTCGAATCACTCTCGGTATAGTAATGCTCCCGCACGGTATGCAAAAACTCCTCGGACTTTTCGGTGGGGCCGGATTCTCGGGTACTGTCGAATTCTTCGTGAGCAGCGGTATCCCGGCATTCGTCGCGATTCTAATAATCATAGGAGAATCGTTCGGCGCCCTCGGTCTCATAGTGGGATTTCTCAGCCGGCTGGCAGCACTGGGAATAACTATCATCATGCTCGGTGCAATCGTTACTGTTCACCTCCAGAACGGCTTCTTCATGAACTGGGCGGGCACACAGGCCGGAGAAGGTTTTGAGTTCCACCTATTGGCCGTCGGACTTGGACTGATAGTGCTGATCAAGGGCGGAGGCATCTGGTCGGTAGACCGTGCGATCTCCGGGTAA
- a CDS encoding metalloregulator ArsR/SmtB family transcription factor yields MGCAFKAISDERRRTILKILGKNDASAGEIASKFNISQPTVSNHLKILKEAGLIKEQKIKQNRIYSLNRTELRKLIDRIEELMNG; encoded by the coding sequence ATGGGCTGTGCTTTCAAAGCGATAAGCGACGAACGGAGAAGGACGATTCTCAAAATTTTAGGGAAGAACGACGCAAGCGCCGGGGAAATAGCGAGCAAATTCAACATTTCTCAGCCGACTGTCTCGAACCACCTGAAGATCCTGAAAGAAGCGGGATTGATCAAAGAGCAAAAAATAAAACAAAACCGCATCTATTCTCTGAATAGAACGGAGCTCAGGAAACTCATAGACAGGATCGAGGAATTGATGAACGGATGA
- a CDS encoding HAD family hydrolase translates to MKYYTTVIFDLFDTIVNFNFRHLPSIELMGLRSRTTSREVYAAFATYYPGITFEEFYPYFVDSYHRFQEMKRAEYREYPNRVRFKLMLRNMGIPADPDADFAADAMVTAHMEGLAKAVEFPEENERALESVRSKGYRMAIISNFDYAPTAYSLIEKFRIGRFFEKIVISEEVGWRKPKPVIFTTAMELMDVRPEETLYVGDNFRADICGAKGVGMDAVWLNNKKEAEDDLIPEPDFIIQSFPDIAAILPSLK, encoded by the coding sequence ATGAAATACTACACGACAGTCATATTCGACCTCTTCGATACGATAGTCAACTTCAATTTCAGGCACCTGCCCTCGATAGAGCTTATGGGCTTGAGATCGAGGACGACAAGCCGCGAGGTATATGCCGCCTTCGCCACATACTATCCCGGCATAACCTTCGAGGAGTTCTATCCTTATTTCGTCGACAGCTATCACCGGTTCCAGGAGATGAAGCGCGCGGAATACAGAGAGTATCCGAACCGCGTGAGGTTCAAGCTGATGCTCAGAAACATGGGCATCCCCGCCGACCCGGACGCCGACTTCGCTGCGGACGCCATGGTGACCGCCCACATGGAAGGTTTAGCTAAGGCGGTCGAATTCCCCGAAGAGAACGAGAGGGCTCTCGAGAGCGTGAGGAGCAAAGGCTACCGCATGGCCATCATTTCCAACTTCGATTACGCCCCGACGGCGTATTCGCTGATCGAGAAATTCCGTATAGGGCGATTTTTCGAGAAGATAGTAATATCGGAGGAAGTAGGGTGGAGGAAGCCCAAGCCCGTTATCTTTACGACGGCGATGGAGCTCATGGACGTAAGGCCTGAGGAAACGCTTTACGTCGGCGATAATTTCAGGGCGGACATATGCGGGGCGAAGGGAGTCGGCATGGACGCAGTATGGCTCAACAACAAGAAGGAGGCCGAGGATGATTTAATCCCCGAGCCCGACTTTATAATTCAGTCATTCCCCGACATCGCGGCTATACTCCCCTCCTTAAAATAA
- a CDS encoding L,D-transpeptidase family protein — protein MNKMTVFRRKRLAAVIAALALSGMIMAGCIQPQEKTSDKTGVSSPQSPETLLSLTSGIIRQKVDNPEAPKSIVIDNESVKFYGSLPALYRSLSYQPVWVGDDGPKPQCSDMVEAIQDSYREGLNPDKYNIKQIDHTLSRIKAVSGSGKLPTPELLAELDILLSNSFLKYASDLLYGQISPEQINLELVFGEKPVDLNGLLVTAVNENKIDETLNGLLPDYPVYGRLKTALVEYREYEAAGGWKPVPGGQKLRKGARGERVTALKERLVVTGELDGQALGSDVFDQTLEEAVRKYQETNGLYVDGVVGDSTLESLNVPASERVNQIELTLERWRILPKSLGQKFVLVNIANYHLYAVENNKDSINMRIVVGKPKWNTPIFSEQMTHIVLNPYWNIPPSIFRDDIAPMIKSDPDYMANRNIQAVGLEMEETESADETVIASAKEEYLSKVLTGNYRLRQNPGPSNPLGRVKFLFPNKHSVYLHDTPNRGYFQRAQRNFSHGCIRVEKPIELAEFVLASDPGWTDETLRSAINRGSTRTVDLPVPVTVYIMYFTAWANEDGSVSFHKDIYGLDQVLQNALLQSGSRKTDLAAKDVK, from the coding sequence ATGAATAAAATGACTGTATTCAGAAGAAAAAGACTGGCGGCAGTCATAGCTGCGCTCGCGCTTTCGGGCATGATAATGGCGGGCTGCATTCAGCCGCAGGAAAAGACGTCCGACAAAACAGGCGTTTCGTCCCCGCAGTCCCCGGAAACGCTGCTCAGTCTTACAAGCGGCATAATAAGGCAGAAGGTGGATAATCCGGAGGCTCCCAAGTCAATCGTCATCGATAACGAGAGCGTGAAATTCTACGGCTCCTTACCCGCCTTATACCGGAGCCTGAGCTATCAGCCGGTCTGGGTCGGAGACGACGGCCCCAAGCCCCAGTGCAGCGATATGGTGGAGGCGATCCAGGACAGCTACAGGGAAGGCCTCAACCCCGATAAATACAACATCAAACAGATCGATCATACGCTTTCGAGAATAAAAGCTGTAAGCGGATCGGGCAAACTGCCCACTCCGGAACTGCTCGCCGAGCTCGACATACTGCTCTCGAACTCGTTCCTTAAATACGCGAGCGACCTGCTATACGGGCAAATAAGCCCCGAGCAGATCAACCTCGAGCTCGTTTTCGGGGAAAAGCCCGTCGACCTGAACGGGCTGCTCGTCACGGCGGTGAACGAAAACAAGATCGACGAAACGCTGAACGGTCTCCTTCCGGATTATCCGGTCTACGGCAGATTGAAGACCGCGCTCGTCGAATACAGGGAATATGAAGCCGCGGGCGGATGGAAACCCGTACCCGGGGGACAGAAGCTGAGAAAAGGAGCGAGGGGCGAGAGGGTCACAGCGCTTAAGGAGAGGCTAGTTGTTACCGGGGAGCTCGACGGACAGGCGCTCGGGAGCGACGTTTTCGACCAGACGCTCGAAGAGGCCGTGAGGAAATATCAGGAGACGAACGGACTCTACGTTGACGGAGTCGTAGGAGATTCAACTCTCGAATCGCTGAACGTGCCGGCAAGCGAACGAGTGAACCAGATCGAGCTGACACTCGAGCGCTGGCGCATTCTGCCCAAGAGCCTCGGGCAGAAATTCGTCCTCGTCAACATCGCGAACTACCACCTCTATGCGGTAGAGAATAATAAGGACTCTATAAATATGAGGATCGTCGTGGGCAAGCCCAAATGGAACACGCCTATTTTCAGCGAGCAGATGACCCATATCGTCCTCAACCCTTACTGGAACATTCCTCCCAGCATTTTCAGGGACGACATAGCCCCGATGATCAAGTCGGATCCCGATTACATGGCCAACAGGAACATACAGGCAGTCGGACTCGAAATGGAGGAGACGGAAAGCGCGGACGAGACCGTGATAGCCTCGGCCAAGGAGGAATATCTGTCAAAGGTGCTTACCGGTAATTACAGGCTCCGCCAGAACCCGGGCCCTTCCAACCCTCTAGGCAGGGTGAAATTCCTCTTCCCGAACAAGCACTCCGTATACCTGCACGATACGCCGAACAGGGGGTATTTCCAGAGGGCGCAGAGGAATTTCAGCCACGGCTGCATCAGGGTGGAAAAGCCGATTGAGCTTGCGGAGTTCGTGCTCGCTTCGGACCCGGGATGGACCGACGAGACATTACGCTCCGCAATAAACAGGGGCAGTACCCGGACCGTCGATCTGCCCGTCCCAGTGACGGTCTATATCATGTATTTCACGGCCTGGGCCAACGAGGACGGCTCGGTGAGCTTCCACAAGGACATCTACGGTCTCGATCAGGTGCTCCAGAACGCGCTCCTGCAGTCGGGATCGAGAAAGACGGACCTTGCAGCGAAGGATGTAAAATAA
- a CDS encoding isoprenylcysteine carboxylmethyltransferase family protein yields MKVFLLFISILIIQRVSELLLARRNERVVREMGALEYDRRGYKAIVLMHAAFFVSLAAEYFLLGRTLNGYWPALLTIFLLTQGLRYWSIASLGKFWNTKILVVPGSPAVSSGPYKYIKHPNYLAVVIEIAVVPLMFSCYYTCAVFSVLNMIALRRRIRIEESALRGRRPEHRP; encoded by the coding sequence ATGAAAGTTTTCCTCCTTTTTATATCCATCTTGATTATTCAGCGCGTGTCCGAGCTGCTCCTGGCAAGGCGGAACGAACGCGTCGTCAGGGAAATGGGGGCACTCGAGTACGACAGGCGCGGATACAAAGCGATAGTTCTGATGCACGCCGCATTCTTCGTGTCCCTGGCAGCCGAATACTTCCTGCTGGGGAGAACCCTTAACGGTTACTGGCCGGCGCTGCTGACGATCTTCCTACTGACACAAGGGCTCAGGTACTGGTCTATCGCAAGCCTGGGGAAATTCTGGAATACGAAGATACTCGTCGTGCCGGGGTCTCCCGCCGTGAGCTCGGGTCCATATAAATATATCAAGCACCCGAACTACCTCGCCGTGGTGATAGAGATAGCAGTCGTGCCGCTCATGTTCTCCTGCTACTACACATGCGCTGTGTTCAGCGTCCTTAACATGATCGCGCTCAGGAGGAGGATAAGAATCGAGGAGTCGGCCTTAAGGGGGCGTCGTCCGGAGCACAGGCCGTAA
- a CDS encoding VWA domain-containing protein — MRYVFYIYVGRTVLGLLLLLFSFVSSDLSLAQSAGGSSGANILFILDASGSMAGQMEGKAKMDVAKSVMADLIDGLPDNVNVGLEVYGHRSKGDCDDIETMVEVGALNKQALIDRINSIQPKGKTPIAKSLAMAGDKLGASEDQTTIILVSDGEETCEGNACTYVKDLREKGINVKVHVVGFDVGQKEKEQLSCIAEAGGGRYYTANNADQLKQALTEVKEEVVAEAEPAPPAVSKLKILPKGGDRPETAVPVEPGDYEIDHAIAKNAREYFSVKLRAGQTLSAGVRTPDSENPYAGVGIYNDSGALVVHENIIGSEGVLKTVSWMTNSEKDEYTYYFSAGNEYDPTPVGTSYYIKVEDNFDIGSTTDAGDIFDKAMEMEPGKYAGYLTGDWGYDKKDYYALPMKSEQKLSIKVTPATDTGFNLTVLDQDRVIVAQKSSANAGAITRLSWTATEDQEVVYVLVEPASFPGKSSALKYDISVTLE, encoded by the coding sequence ATGAGGTATGTATTCTATATTTATGTCGGCAGAACGGTGCTTGGATTACTCCTGTTATTATTCTCGTTCGTGAGCTCCGATCTTTCACTCGCCCAATCCGCGGGCGGCTCTTCCGGGGCCAATATCCTGTTTATACTGGACGCTTCGGGGAGCATGGCGGGGCAGATGGAAGGCAAGGCCAAAATGGACGTGGCCAAGAGCGTCATGGCCGACCTGATCGACGGCCTGCCCGACAACGTGAACGTGGGCCTCGAGGTCTACGGACACAGGAGCAAGGGCGACTGCGACGATATAGAGACTATGGTCGAGGTCGGGGCGCTTAACAAACAGGCGCTCATCGACAGGATAAACTCCATACAGCCAAAGGGAAAGACGCCGATCGCCAAATCACTCGCGATGGCCGGTGACAAGCTCGGAGCTTCCGAGGACCAGACCACCATTATACTGGTGAGCGACGGGGAAGAGACCTGCGAGGGGAACGCCTGCACCTACGTGAAAGACCTCAGGGAAAAGGGCATCAACGTAAAGGTGCACGTCGTTGGATTCGATGTAGGGCAGAAGGAAAAGGAGCAGCTGAGCTGCATAGCCGAAGCGGGAGGAGGTAGGTACTACACGGCGAATAACGCTGATCAGCTGAAACAGGCGCTTACGGAAGTGAAAGAGGAAGTGGTCGCCGAGGCCGAGCCCGCTCCTCCCGCCGTCTCTAAGCTCAAGATACTTCCCAAGGGAGGAGACAGGCCCGAGACAGCGGTCCCTGTGGAGCCGGGTGATTACGAAATTGACCATGCGATAGCCAAAAACGCGAGGGAGTATTTCTCGGTCAAGCTCAGAGCCGGACAGACGCTCAGCGCCGGAGTAAGGACGCCCGACAGCGAAAATCCCTATGCCGGTGTCGGTATATATAACGACTCCGGGGCCCTCGTCGTTCACGAAAATATCATTGGAAGCGAAGGGGTGCTAAAAACCGTAAGCTGGATGACGAATTCGGAGAAGGATGAATACACATACTATTTCAGCGCCGGGAACGAATATGATCCCACACCTGTTGGCACCTCGTACTATATAAAAGTCGAGGACAATTTCGATATCGGAAGCACGACCGATGCCGGTGATATATTCGATAAGGCGATGGAAATGGAGCCGGGGAAATATGCTGGGTACCTGACCGGGGACTGGGGTTACGACAAAAAGGATTACTACGCGCTGCCGATGAAATCGGAGCAGAAGCTCAGTATAAAAGTAACGCCCGCCACGGACACGGGGTTTAACCTGACTGTTCTCGATCAGGACCGTGTGATCGTGGCTCAGAAGTCGTCGGCGAACGCCGGGGCTATAACGAGGCTCTCCTGGACCGCAACCGAGGACCAGGAAGTCGTTTATGTACTCGTCGAGCCCGCGAGCTTCCCGGGAAAATCTTCGGCCCTGAAATACGACATAAGCGTCACGCTCGAATGA
- a CDS encoding DMT family protein: MVTIVLLIFSNVFMTFAWYGHLKFRYLPLWEVILVSWLIAFAEYCFQVPANRWGYGEFTAVELKTIQEVISLSVFSFFGVLYLGEQMKWNYLLGFALLAAGAYFIFKK, encoded by the coding sequence ATGGTAACGATAGTACTTCTCATTTTTTCCAACGTCTTCATGACCTTCGCCTGGTACGGCCACCTCAAGTTCCGGTACCTCCCCCTCTGGGAAGTCATTCTCGTAAGCTGGCTCATTGCCTTCGCCGAGTACTGCTTCCAGGTCCCGGCCAACAGGTGGGGCTATGGGGAGTTCACGGCAGTCGAGCTTAAAACGATCCAGGAGGTGATTTCGCTCTCCGTGTTTTCATTTTTCGGCGTGCTTTACCTGGGGGAGCAGATGAAGTGGAACTATTTACTCGGATTCGCACTTCTCGCGGCGGGGGCTTACTTCATATTCAAAAAGTGA
- a CDS encoding AMP-binding protein encodes MKKYTKPSRKIPTFRDTLGINTLPELIEFSTDKYPDNVAYRTPRGNTLFELTYGGVLERVKKLARHLKELGIEKGDHVAILGENRPEWGISLFAVSWIGAVAIPLDARAPLDSHRFILSFSSAKAVIVSGSYYADILSIAPGLKDLRHIIPMDNIEDICERYASGQAMENVGPESLLEILFTSGTTGDPKGVMLSHRNIMSNVDDVHRTINYGPRDRAFSILPVHHSYECTGGLIATFGSGMSVFYGRGLKPRELLEDMKLARPTVWLSAPLILEKLYLRIHKEVSGQKGVKAFVSNILPRSFIKRKIRQSLGFDDIRLIVSGGAALPGWVSSGLSGYGLEVIQGYGLSEASPLIAVNPPSNPKPESIGMVIPSGDVEIRDTDSEGNGEIAARGPNIMIGYYKNKSATDETITPDGWLLTGDMGYFDEDGYLYITGRKKFVIVTRGGKNVFPEEIEEKLTKSPLIEEALVFSPDDVNIQALIYPQMEEAEKRLGQMGEHPTPEKIWELLREEIRKTNRELEPYKKIRHFALRLEEFPKTTTRKIKRYLFRGLCLSQDTRVL; translated from the coding sequence ATGAAGAAATATACGAAGCCGTCAAGGAAGATACCGACGTTCAGGGACACGCTCGGAATCAATACGCTTCCGGAGCTGATCGAGTTCAGCACGGACAAGTACCCGGACAACGTCGCATACCGCACGCCGAGAGGGAATACCCTGTTCGAGCTCACGTACGGCGGGGTGCTCGAACGGGTGAAGAAACTGGCGAGGCACCTAAAAGAGCTCGGAATCGAAAAAGGGGACCACGTGGCGATACTCGGGGAGAACAGGCCCGAGTGGGGAATATCCCTCTTCGCCGTCTCCTGGATAGGGGCAGTCGCTATACCGCTCGACGCGCGCGCGCCGCTCGACAGCCATAGATTCATACTATCCTTCTCGTCCGCGAAAGCGGTAATCGTCTCGGGCTCATACTACGCGGATATCCTCTCGATCGCGCCCGGACTCAAGGACTTGAGGCATATTATCCCTATGGATAATATAGAGGATATATGCGAAAGATACGCATCGGGGCAGGCAATGGAGAACGTGGGCCCGGAGAGCCTCCTCGAGATACTCTTCACCTCAGGGACGACGGGAGACCCGAAGGGCGTAATGCTCAGTCACAGGAACATAATGTCGAACGTCGACGACGTGCACAGGACGATAAACTACGGCCCTCGGGACAGGGCGTTTTCCATCCTCCCCGTACACCATTCGTACGAATGCACGGGAGGGCTCATCGCTACTTTCGGAAGCGGGATGAGCGTCTTTTACGGGAGGGGACTCAAGCCGAGGGAGCTGCTGGAAGACATGAAGCTCGCTAGGCCGACCGTATGGCTGAGCGCGCCGCTCATACTGGAAAAGCTCTATCTCAGGATACACAAAGAGGTGTCGGGTCAAAAGGGAGTTAAAGCGTTCGTATCGAACATCCTGCCCAGGAGCTTCATAAAAAGGAAGATCAGGCAGAGCCTGGGATTCGACGATATAAGGCTCATCGTGTCGGGCGGCGCGGCATTGCCCGGGTGGGTATCTTCCGGGCTCTCCGGTTACGGGCTCGAGGTAATTCAGGGCTACGGACTTTCGGAAGCGTCTCCGCTCATCGCGGTGAACCCGCCTTCAAACCCCAAGCCCGAAAGCATCGGGATGGTGATACCGAGCGGCGACGTCGAAATCAGGGACACTGACAGTGAAGGGAACGGAGAGATAGCGGCCAGGGGGCCGAACATCATGATCGGATATTACAAAAACAAATCGGCCACGGACGAGACCATAACTCCCGACGGGTGGCTGCTTACGGGCGACATGGGTTATTTCGACGAGGACGGGTACCTCTACATAACGGGGAGGAAGAAATTCGTAATAGTGACGAGGGGAGGAAAGAATGTGTTTCCCGAAGAAATCGAGGAGAAGCTGACGAAATCCCCCTTGATAGAAGAAGCTCTTGTCTTCAGTCCGGACGACGTGAATATACAGGCCCTTATCTACCCCCAGATGGAAGAAGCGGAGAAGAGGCTCGGGCAGATGGGAGAGCATCCGACACCTGAGAAAATATGGGAGCTTCTCCGCGAAGAGATCAGGAAAACCAACAGGGAGCTTGAACCCTACAAGAAGATAAGACATTTCGCGTTGAGGCTCGAAGAGTTCCCCAAAACGACTACGCGTAAAATAAAACGCTATCTTTTCAGGGGATTATGTCTTTCCCAGGATACCAGGGTATTGTAA
- a CDS encoding metalloregulator ArsR/SmtB family transcription factor, with product MGCPYKAIADDTRRKILEFLSQGESAAGDIASKFDISKPAISNHLKILKEAEIVNERKVRQNRLYSLNNSKIENMKFFLASLTGKDNHPMRAQ from the coding sequence ATGGGTTGCCCGTATAAAGCAATTGCAGATGATACAAGAAGGAAAATCCTGGAGTTCCTGAGCCAGGGGGAGAGTGCGGCCGGTGATATCGCAAGCAAGTTCGACATATCGAAGCCAGCTATCTCGAATCACCTCAAGATACTCAAGGAAGCCGAGATCGTTAATGAGCGCAAAGTGAGACAAAACCGTCTCTATTCCCTCAACAACAGCAAGATAGAGAATATGAAATTTTTCCTTGCCTCTTTAACGGGAAAAGATAACCATCCGATGAGGGCTCAATAA